A genomic segment from Polyangium mundeleinium encodes:
- the dnaK gene encoding molecular chaperone DnaK, whose product MGRIVGIDLGTTNSCVAVVDVASASSANDVKVIPNAEGARTTPSVVAIVASGERLVGQVARRQAVTNPQSTVYAVKRLMGRKLDTPDVERAISLVPYPIVRAPNGDAWVDLRGKAHSPPEVSSMILAQMKETAERFLGEPVTEAVITVPAYFDDAQRQATKDAGKIAGLEVRRIINEPTAAALAYGLDKKATGAETIVVYDLGGGTFDISILEISGGVFNVKATGGDTHLGGEDFDGRLMDMLVGEFQLEFGVDLRADRMAMQRLKEAAEKAKHELSSSLETQLNLPFIAVGPDGAPLHLERSMQRNELEMLTQDLVERTIEVSRDVMRDAQLTPSGIQTVVLVGGMTRMPAVQAAVKELFGKEPCKGVNPDEVVAVGAALQAAALSGQADEILLLDVTPLSLGVETGGGIMTRLIPRNTTIPTSRGEIFTTSLDRQTFVPIHVLQGEREMAADNQSLARFELSGIPPAPRGVPKIQVVFHIDEDGIVHVEATDLGTKRAQKVRVTPTSGLLPSQVERLVDEAEKFREEDTKRRDRAELKNQSETLLYTTEQALEAYAELVDEATLSGVREGCVILRKLLDEDASSSDLRGAYGKLEAAAFRLSEAIYGDSTGTA is encoded by the coding sequence ATGGGAAGGATCGTCGGCATCGACCTCGGGACCACCAACTCGTGCGTGGCCGTCGTCGACGTGGCGTCGGCTTCGTCGGCGAACGACGTCAAGGTGATCCCCAACGCCGAGGGCGCGCGGACGACGCCTTCGGTCGTCGCGATCGTCGCGAGCGGCGAGCGGCTCGTCGGGCAGGTAGCCCGAAGGCAAGCCGTGACGAACCCGCAGAGCACGGTCTACGCGGTCAAACGCTTGATGGGGCGCAAGCTCGACACGCCCGACGTCGAGCGGGCGATCTCGCTCGTGCCGTACCCGATCGTACGCGCGCCGAACGGCGACGCGTGGGTCGATCTGCGCGGCAAGGCGCATTCGCCGCCCGAGGTCAGCTCGATGATCCTCGCGCAAATGAAGGAGACCGCCGAGCGGTTCCTCGGCGAGCCGGTCACCGAGGCGGTGATCACGGTCCCCGCGTACTTCGACGACGCGCAGCGGCAGGCGACGAAAGACGCGGGCAAGATCGCGGGCCTCGAAGTGCGCCGCATCATCAACGAGCCCACGGCGGCGGCGCTCGCGTACGGGCTCGACAAGAAGGCCACGGGCGCCGAGACGATCGTGGTCTACGACCTCGGCGGCGGCACGTTCGACATCTCGATCCTCGAAATCAGCGGCGGCGTCTTCAACGTGAAGGCGACGGGCGGCGACACGCACCTCGGCGGCGAGGACTTCGACGGGCGGCTGATGGACATGCTCGTCGGCGAGTTCCAGCTCGAATTCGGCGTGGATCTGCGCGCGGACCGGATGGCGATGCAGCGCTTGAAGGAGGCCGCCGAGAAGGCGAAGCACGAGCTCAGCTCCTCACTGGAGACGCAGCTCAACCTGCCCTTCATCGCGGTCGGACCGGACGGCGCGCCGCTGCACCTCGAACGATCGATGCAGCGCAACGAGCTCGAGATGCTCACGCAGGACCTCGTGGAGCGCACGATCGAGGTCTCGCGCGACGTCATGCGGGACGCGCAACTCACGCCAAGCGGGATCCAGACCGTGGTGCTCGTCGGGGGCATGACGCGGATGCCGGCGGTGCAGGCGGCCGTGAAGGAGCTCTTCGGCAAGGAACCGTGCAAGGGCGTGAACCCGGACGAGGTCGTGGCCGTGGGCGCGGCGCTCCAGGCGGCCGCGCTCTCCGGTCAGGCCGACGAGATCCTCCTGCTCGACGTCACGCCGCTCTCGCTCGGCGTGGAGACGGGCGGCGGCATCATGACCAGGCTCATCCCGCGCAACACCACGATCCCCACCTCGCGCGGCGAGATCTTCACGACGAGCCTCGATCGGCAGACGTTCGTGCCGATCCACGTCTTGCAGGGCGAGCGCGAGATGGCCGCCGACAACCAGAGCCTCGCGCGCTTCGAGCTCTCGGGCATCCCGCCTGCGCCGCGCGGTGTGCCGAAGATCCAGGTCGTCTTCCACATCGACGAGGATGGGATCGTCCACGTCGAGGCCACGGATCTCGGCACGAAGCGCGCGCAGAAGGTGCGCGTCACGCCGACGAGCGGGCTTCTGCCATCGCAGGTCGAGCGGCTCGTCGACGAGGCCGAAAAATTCCGCGAGGAAGATACGAAGCGGCGTGATCGGGCCGAGCTCAAGAACCAGTCCGAGACGCTGCTCTACACGACCGAGCAGGCCCTCGAGGCGTACGCCGAGCTCGTCGACGAGGCCACGCTCTCCGGCGTGCGCGAGGGCTGCGTGATCCTGCGCAAGCTGCTCGACGAGGACGCGTCGAGCAGCGATCTGCGGGGCGCATACGGCAAGCTCGAAGCCGCCGCCTTCCGCCTCTCGGAGGCGATCTACGGCGACAGCACCGGCACCGCGTGA
- the grpE gene encoding nucleotide exchange factor GrpE: protein MSEAESTTKSAQDPNAQNGEATNGEQPSAAAEPSAPPTPTVEQRLADALAEAARTRDQLLRTAADFDNFRKRSRREVDDAQRRGRETTVKELLPVFDNFERALVHAEGSADGKAVAEGLRMVLKQFLDTLEKMGIQRVVAVGQPFDPAQHEAIQHLESPEHPAGVVLYEVQPGYRMGDYLVRPAMVVVSKGPPGGSAAAAS from the coding sequence ATGTCCGAAGCCGAGTCCACGACGAAGTCCGCCCAGGATCCGAACGCTCAAAACGGCGAAGCGACGAACGGCGAGCAGCCGTCGGCCGCGGCGGAGCCCTCGGCTCCTCCGACGCCCACGGTGGAGCAGCGCCTCGCGGACGCCCTGGCCGAGGCCGCACGGACGCGTGATCAGCTCCTCCGCACCGCGGCCGATTTCGACAATTTCCGCAAGCGCTCGCGGCGTGAGGTCGACGACGCCCAGCGGCGGGGCCGGGAGACCACCGTGAAGGAGCTCCTTCCCGTCTTCGACAATTTCGAGCGTGCGCTCGTGCACGCCGAGGGCTCCGCCGACGGCAAGGCCGTGGCCGAGGGCCTGCGGATGGTGCTGAAGCAGTTCCTCGACACGCTGGAGAAGATGGGGATCCAGCGCGTCGTTGCGGTCGGCCAGCCCTTCGATCCCGCGCAACACGAGGCCATCCAGCACCTCGAATCGCCCGAGCATCCGGCCGGCGTGGTCCTGTACGAAGTGCAGCCCGGCTATCGCATGGGGGACTACCTCGTCCGTCCGGCGATGGTCGTCGTCTCGAAGGGCCCGCCCGGCGGCAGCGCGGCCGCGGCGAGCTGA
- a CDS encoding aspartate aminotransferase family protein, which yields MTLAPAYGAESPIAELLEPEDLLPLAERRLVGNYRQAPFVLDRGKGSEVWDTEGRRYLDFCAGVAVCSLGHAHPRLVAAIAEQAARLMHVSNYFYNAENARLADELCKRSGMDRAFFCNSGAEANEAMLKLARRWFFTKGEPDRYRIIAFDNAFHGRTMGAVALTGTPKYREGFGPPLAGVTHVPYGDLDAVKAAMGPDVAAIFVEPVQGEGGVIPPPKGFLPGLRSLCDEHGALLCLDEVQTGIGRTGAFLGAQHDGVEGDVIALAKGLGGGFPIGALLIKERLNGVLSPGTHGSTFGGNPLASRAARTVLAVLDEEKLIEGAVTKGQRLAEGLAALVKEHPTLCVGQRGRGLLQGLTLAQGVDTRAILGRARAHGLLLTVAGASTLRYTPPLVVREAEIDEALTITSRALLEMKP from the coding sequence ATGACCCTCGCCCCCGCCTACGGAGCCGAGAGCCCCATCGCCGAGCTGCTCGAACCCGAAGACCTCCTTCCCCTCGCCGAGCGCAGGCTCGTGGGCAATTACCGCCAGGCCCCGTTCGTCCTCGATCGAGGCAAGGGCTCCGAGGTCTGGGACACCGAGGGCCGTCGTTACCTCGACTTCTGCGCCGGTGTCGCGGTCTGCTCGCTCGGCCACGCGCACCCGCGCCTCGTCGCCGCGATCGCCGAGCAGGCCGCGCGGCTGATGCACGTCTCGAACTACTTCTACAACGCCGAGAACGCGCGCCTCGCCGACGAGCTTTGCAAGAGGAGCGGCATGGACCGCGCCTTCTTCTGCAACTCGGGCGCCGAGGCGAACGAGGCGATGCTCAAGCTCGCGCGCCGCTGGTTCTTCACGAAAGGCGAGCCCGATCGCTACCGCATCATCGCCTTCGACAACGCCTTCCACGGCCGCACGATGGGCGCTGTCGCGCTCACCGGGACGCCGAAATACCGCGAAGGGTTCGGCCCGCCGCTCGCCGGCGTGACGCACGTGCCCTACGGGGATCTCGACGCCGTGAAGGCCGCCATGGGCCCGGACGTCGCGGCGATCTTCGTCGAGCCCGTGCAGGGCGAAGGCGGCGTGATCCCGCCCCCGAAAGGCTTCCTCCCCGGCCTGCGTAGCCTCTGCGACGAGCACGGCGCGCTGCTCTGCCTCGACGAAGTGCAGACCGGCATCGGCCGCACGGGCGCTTTCCTCGGCGCGCAGCACGACGGCGTCGAAGGCGACGTGATCGCGCTCGCCAAGGGTCTCGGTGGCGGATTTCCGATCGGCGCGCTCCTCATCAAAGAGCGCCTGAACGGCGTGCTCTCGCCAGGCACGCACGGCTCGACGTTCGGCGGAAACCCGCTCGCGTCGCGGGCCGCGCGCACCGTGCTCGCCGTCCTCGACGAGGAGAAGCTCATCGAAGGCGCCGTCACCAAGGGCCAGCGCCTCGCCGAGGGCCTCGCGGCGCTCGTGAAGGAGCACCCCACGCTCTGCGTCGGACAACGCGGCCGCGGCCTCTTGCAAGGCCTCACGCTCGCGCAAGGCGTCGACACGCGCGCCATCCTCGGCCGCGCCCGCGCCCACGGCCTGCTCCTCACGGTCGCCGGCGCGAGCACGCTCCGCTACACGCCTCCGCTCGTCGTGCGCGAGGCCGAGATCGACGAAGCCCTCACCATCACGAGCCGTGCGCTCCTGGAGATGAAGCCGTGA
- the argF gene encoding ornithine carbamoyltransferase has translation MKRDLLRLADLGDDGIVAMLDRSAFYARMRGKTDHPRPLSGHAIALLFDKPSTRTRLSLEVATFELGGHPLIVTPDSTQMSRGEPTEDTARVLGRMVSAVTYRTNTTARFEAMARACRAPVLNALTDDAHPMQVLADLHTTREARGRLEGLRICWVGDASNVARSWIEAAGLLKLDMTLATPPAFAPPLPEVEEARARGGRITITTDAQEAAKDADVLLTDVWVSMGQEAERDYRIGALSPYRITQELVSLASPEVVVLHCLPAHRGEEIDADVLEGPRSFVWDAVESRLHTSKALLEWAALGPGFGPPPFAVGRGGAAG, from the coding sequence GTGAAGCGTGATCTTTTGCGACTCGCAGACCTCGGGGACGACGGCATCGTCGCCATGCTGGATCGTTCGGCCTTCTACGCCCGCATGCGCGGCAAGACCGACCACCCGCGGCCGCTCTCCGGCCACGCCATCGCCCTCCTCTTCGACAAGCCCTCGACCCGCACGCGGCTCTCGCTCGAGGTCGCGACCTTCGAGCTCGGCGGCCACCCGCTCATCGTCACGCCCGACTCCACACAGATGAGTCGCGGTGAGCCCACCGAGGACACCGCACGCGTGCTCGGCCGCATGGTCTCCGCCGTCACGTACCGCACGAACACCACGGCGCGCTTCGAAGCCATGGCCCGCGCCTGCCGCGCGCCCGTGTTGAACGCGCTCACCGACGACGCGCACCCGATGCAGGTCCTCGCCGATCTTCACACGACGCGCGAGGCACGCGGTCGGCTCGAAGGCCTGCGCATCTGCTGGGTCGGCGACGCGAGCAACGTGGCGCGCTCGTGGATCGAGGCCGCGGGCCTGCTCAAGCTCGACATGACGCTCGCGACGCCGCCCGCCTTCGCTCCGCCCTTGCCCGAGGTCGAGGAAGCGCGCGCCCGCGGCGGTCGCATCACGATCACGACCGACGCACAAGAGGCCGCGAAGGACGCCGATGTCCTGCTCACGGACGTATGGGTCAGCATGGGGCAAGAGGCCGAGCGCGACTACCGCATCGGCGCGCTCTCGCCGTACCGGATCACGCAGGAGCTCGTCTCGCTCGCCTCGCCCGAGGTCGTGGTGCTGCACTGCTTGCCCGCACATCGTGGCGAGGAGATCGACGCCGATGTGCTCGAAGGCCCGCGGAGCTTCGTGTGGGACGCCGTCGAGTCGCGGCTGCACACGAGCAAGGCGCTGCTCGAATGGGCCGCGCTCGGGCCCGGCTTCGGCCCGCCGCCGTTCGCTGTCGGCCGCGGCGGCGCGGCAGGCTGA
- a CDS encoding HAD-IC family P-type ATPase, with amino-acid sequence MRALGPVADPVPCSGCGKLLDPLRAGHVGIFDSKFHFFCDRHACRACFLGEPPGEAENTRPARVPLSLFAPRRSGAEPEPSRGNHDAPIIPFHAPASSDAALPEPPAPFDDRTLVEPIAHTILTEEPSRIDVPEPRDIGALLLVIATIAGTLAVALGLAGDATLVIGARIVLASVGAGMLVGRAATTPREPSDPHPAPILAPSILSLVLAIGAALRAAPSLGAEAASLAGIIVTATAVGAWLLEGARHASLAERAFVAQSLAVPGRRAPDDGSPGEIAKNKVFDLCPGEQVLVEPGEVVPVDLVVGSGEVFVLPWLGATTPMRRRAGEPVVAGAKVVRGRLRGTCTFAGNDRAFARVLIDPRRRADALAPIARASRALAERWSLAALVTGALSAFIAGGRTYVEIAMTAVASHAALATTLIAGVAGVHVARGILHAQRRGIAYKSEGAWDRAARVNVAVFCARGTLLLGEPELAELEAPGGKLEPLDVLSLAAGAERGEEHPIATAIVRAAVTRSVRPDGVRNAHHVPGLGVTAVTSSGEDLCVGSRALLLANRISIAAAEQRIAELEALGRTVVLVAVGARLVGILGLQDGLRPGARAAVQHLLDAQIEPVIMSGDARETCEAIGHSLDVDHIRPEVLPTERGAEVRRLIDAGMSVAVLGHPSVDEGALGAADVAVALGAAGSSPGDLSVALASDDVRDAALALAIAHRARLEARVGLAIAVLPALVGAIAVAFGVLPPAYAPLASLLGGAMAVLHVRALDRVRESGPTRGHTWENGPSDP; translated from the coding sequence TTGCGAGCACTCGGACCCGTCGCCGATCCTGTGCCGTGCTCGGGGTGCGGCAAGCTGCTTGATCCGCTGCGCGCCGGCCACGTCGGGATCTTCGACAGCAAGTTCCACTTCTTCTGCGATCGTCACGCCTGCCGCGCGTGTTTCCTCGGCGAGCCCCCCGGCGAAGCCGAAAACACGCGCCCCGCGCGGGTCCCGCTCTCCCTCTTCGCGCCCCGCCGATCCGGCGCCGAGCCCGAGCCCTCGCGCGGCAACCACGACGCGCCCATCATCCCCTTCCACGCGCCCGCTTCGAGCGACGCCGCGCTCCCCGAGCCGCCCGCTCCCTTCGACGATCGAACCCTCGTCGAGCCCATCGCGCACACCATCCTCACCGAGGAGCCGTCCCGCATCGACGTGCCCGAGCCGCGTGACATCGGCGCGCTCCTGCTCGTCATCGCCACGATCGCCGGCACGCTCGCCGTCGCGCTCGGCCTCGCCGGCGACGCGACCCTCGTCATCGGCGCCCGCATCGTGCTCGCGTCCGTCGGCGCCGGCATGCTCGTCGGACGCGCCGCCACGACCCCGCGCGAGCCCTCCGATCCGCACCCTGCGCCGATCCTCGCGCCCTCGATCCTCTCGCTCGTCCTTGCCATCGGCGCTGCGCTCCGCGCCGCTCCTTCGCTCGGCGCCGAGGCAGCTTCACTTGCGGGCATCATCGTCACGGCGACGGCCGTCGGCGCGTGGTTGCTCGAAGGCGCGCGGCACGCCTCCCTCGCCGAACGCGCCTTCGTCGCGCAATCGCTCGCCGTCCCTGGCAGGCGCGCGCCCGACGACGGCTCTCCCGGCGAGATCGCGAAGAACAAAGTCTTCGACCTCTGCCCCGGGGAGCAGGTCCTCGTCGAGCCGGGCGAGGTCGTCCCCGTCGATCTCGTCGTCGGCTCGGGCGAGGTCTTCGTCCTGCCTTGGCTCGGCGCGACCACGCCCATGCGCAGACGCGCGGGCGAGCCTGTCGTCGCGGGCGCGAAGGTCGTGCGCGGCCGGCTCCGCGGCACCTGCACCTTCGCCGGCAACGACCGCGCGTTCGCGCGTGTCCTCATCGATCCACGCCGCCGCGCCGACGCCCTCGCGCCCATCGCGCGCGCCTCACGGGCCCTCGCCGAGCGCTGGTCGCTCGCCGCGCTCGTGACCGGCGCGCTCTCGGCCTTCATCGCCGGCGGCCGTACCTACGTCGAGATCGCGATGACCGCGGTCGCGTCCCACGCCGCGCTCGCGACCACGCTCATCGCGGGCGTCGCCGGCGTGCACGTCGCGCGCGGCATCTTGCACGCGCAGCGCCGCGGCATCGCCTACAAGAGCGAGGGCGCGTGGGACCGCGCGGCGCGCGTCAACGTCGCCGTCTTCTGCGCGCGCGGCACGCTCCTCCTCGGTGAACCCGAGCTCGCGGAGCTCGAAGCTCCAGGCGGCAAGCTCGAACCGCTCGACGTCCTCTCGCTCGCGGCTGGCGCCGAGCGCGGCGAAGAGCACCCGATCGCCACAGCAATCGTGCGCGCCGCCGTGACCCGCTCGGTGCGCCCCGACGGCGTGCGCAACGCGCATCATGTCCCCGGCCTCGGCGTCACGGCCGTCACGAGCTCGGGCGAGGACCTATGCGTCGGCAGCCGCGCGCTCCTCCTCGCGAACCGCATCTCCATCGCCGCGGCCGAGCAACGCATCGCCGAGCTCGAAGCCCTCGGCCGCACCGTCGTCCTCGTCGCGGTCGGCGCGCGCCTCGTCGGCATCCTCGGCTTGCAGGACGGCCTGCGCCCCGGCGCGCGTGCTGCGGTGCAGCACCTGCTCGACGCACAGATCGAACCCGTGATCATGTCGGGTGACGCGCGCGAGACGTGCGAGGCCATCGGCCACTCGCTCGACGTCGATCACATTCGCCCCGAGGTCTTGCCGACCGAACGTGGGGCCGAGGTTCGAAGGCTCATCGACGCGGGCATGTCCGTCGCGGTCCTGGGTCATCCGAGCGTCGACGAGGGGGCGCTTGGCGCGGCGGACGTCGCGGTCGCGCTTGGCGCGGCCGGCTCGTCGCCGGGCGATCTTTCCGTTGCGCTGGCCTCGGACGACGTACGCGACGCGGCGCTCGCGCTCGCCATCGCGCACCGCGCGCGCCTCGAAGCACGCGTGGGCCTCGCGATTGCCGTCCTGCCTGCGCTCGTCGGGGCGATCGCGGTGGCGTTTGGCGTGCTTCCGCCGGCCTACGCGCCGCTTGCCTCGCTGCTCGGAGGGGCGATGGCGGTTTTGCACGTGCGAGCGCTCGATCGCGTGCGAGAGTCTGGACCGACGCGAGGACACACGTGGGAAAACGGCCCAAGCGACCCTTGA
- a CDS encoding Fur family transcriptional regulator, whose translation MDRAAVDRLRARLQAYMAKKGLRSTAQRRLIVDTFFEGASHMTIEDLLTEVRVHDKGIGYATVYRTLKLLAECGVASERRFGDGLSRYELADDAKAHHDHLICISCGTIVEFEEPRIEALQDEVARSYGFQVTSHKHEMYGTCADCQKKVS comes from the coding sequence CTGGACCGGGCCGCCGTGGATCGCTTGCGGGCTCGACTCCAGGCGTACATGGCCAAAAAGGGCCTGCGCTCGACGGCGCAGCGGCGGCTCATCGTCGACACGTTCTTCGAGGGTGCGTCGCACATGACGATCGAGGACCTGCTCACCGAGGTCCGCGTGCACGACAAAGGCATCGGCTACGCGACCGTCTACCGCACGCTCAAGCTCCTCGCCGAGTGCGGCGTGGCCTCCGAGCGTCGCTTCGGCGATGGCCTCAGCCGCTACGAGCTCGCCGACGACGCAAAGGCGCACCACGATCACCTGATTTGCATCTCGTGCGGCACGATCGTCGAGTTCGAGGAGCCGCGCATCGAAGCGCTCCAGGACGAGGTCGCGCGTAGCTACGGCTTTCAGGTCACCTCGCACAAGCACGAGATGTACGGCACCTGCGCCGACTGTCAGAAAAAGGTGTCTTGA
- the hrcA gene encoding heat-inducible transcriptional repressor HrcA, which yields MSDLTNRSRKILLAVVTEFISTGAAVGSRTLARKYGLDLSAASVRNVLADLEEAGYLKQPHTSAGRVPTDRALRLFIDTLVQARAYSPEEQAKLGKRFAEIYAVATDPMREAGRYLSELSGTAAVIASPRTELRALSQLRFIPTRPGQLLAVLVFSDGSVENRFIQIEEVPAEPELTRIHNLLADVIEGRSLGEARDLFARRLADERIALDALRRRAFELGSRATADVNRRSGDVVIEGQGKLIDLPEYTDASRLKKLLRTLTEREDLLTLLDKVIAAGAVTVFVGSEAGELGEGDLSLVVAPYTEHGRVAGTVGVLGPTRMDYAKVMPLVDATATAMSEALGGRRGSS from the coding sequence ATGAGTGACCTGACGAACCGCTCTCGCAAAATCCTGCTCGCCGTCGTCACCGAGTTCATCTCGACAGGCGCCGCGGTGGGAAGTCGCACGCTCGCGCGTAAGTATGGCCTCGATCTCTCGGCAGCCTCCGTCCGCAATGTGCTCGCCGATCTCGAAGAGGCCGGGTACCTGAAGCAGCCGCATACCTCCGCGGGCCGCGTCCCCACGGACCGCGCGCTGCGCCTCTTCATCGACACGCTCGTCCAGGCGCGCGCCTACAGCCCCGAGGAGCAGGCCAAGCTCGGCAAACGTTTCGCCGAGATCTATGCGGTCGCGACAGACCCGATGCGCGAGGCCGGGCGGTACCTGTCCGAGCTCTCCGGCACGGCCGCGGTCATCGCCTCGCCGCGCACCGAGCTCCGCGCGCTCTCGCAGCTCCGCTTCATCCCCACGCGCCCCGGTCAGCTCCTCGCCGTACTCGTCTTCTCCGACGGCAGCGTCGAGAACCGCTTCATCCAGATCGAAGAGGTCCCTGCCGAGCCGGAGCTCACGCGCATCCACAACCTGCTCGCCGACGTCATCGAAGGCCGCTCGCTCGGCGAAGCGCGCGACCTCTTCGCGCGCCGCCTCGCCGACGAACGCATCGCGCTCGACGCCCTGCGTCGTCGCGCCTTCGAGCTCGGCAGCCGCGCCACCGCCGACGTGAACCGCCGCAGCGGCGATGTCGTCATCGAGGGCCAGGGCAAGCTCATCGACCTGCCCGAGTACACCGACGCGTCGCGTCTCAAGAAGCTGCTGCGCACACTCACCGAGCGGGAGGATCTGCTGACGCTCCTCGACAAGGTGATCGCCGCGGGCGCGGTGACGGTGTTCGTCGGCAGCGAGGCCGGCGAGCTCGGCGAAGGAGACCTCAGCCTCGTCGTCGCGCCGTACACCGAGCATGGCCGCGTCGCCGGCACGGTCGGCGTGCTCGGCCCGACGCGCATGGACTACGCGAAGGTCATGCCCCTCGTGGACGCGACGGCCACCGCGATGAGCGAGGCGCTCGGCGGAAGGCGCGGATCATCCTAA
- a CDS encoding RluA family pseudouridine synthase: MSPRLPPRTRPRAAPRGSPRTPPPAGQPASALGSPDATWVVPPDLGGRPLDGVVRTLAGVSWSDARRLIETGKIAIDGTQILDSTRKTRAGAEITRHPRAPSPKVARLAEIGEELVVHMDPAVVVVRKPAGISTIPFGDESPAEREKTLDALVRDLLARRDKIRGRAPLGVVHRLDKATSGLLVFTRTLAAKKHLSQQFREHSVRRVYLAIVHGEIGKRTFRSRLIADRGDGLRGSLEEGERRGEGQLAVTHVEPLERLRGATLIACRLETGRTHQIRIHLSEAGHPIVGENVYVRGYAGTRIDAPRLMLHATELGFIHPQTGDEVFFEEPAPEDFQRVLERLRALG, translated from the coding sequence ATGTCCCCGCGTCTTCCGCCTCGTACACGCCCCCGCGCCGCCCCGCGTGGTTCCCCTCGCACGCCGCCCCCCGCCGGTCAGCCCGCGAGCGCGCTCGGTTCGCCCGACGCGACCTGGGTCGTCCCGCCCGACCTCGGCGGTCGCCCGCTCGACGGGGTCGTCCGGACGCTCGCCGGAGTCTCCTGGTCCGACGCCCGAAGGCTCATCGAGACCGGCAAGATCGCGATCGACGGGACACAGATCCTCGATTCGACCCGGAAAACGCGAGCCGGCGCGGAGATCACGCGGCACCCGCGCGCGCCTTCGCCGAAGGTCGCGCGCCTCGCGGAGATCGGCGAGGAGCTCGTGGTGCACATGGATCCGGCCGTCGTCGTGGTGCGAAAGCCCGCGGGGATCTCGACGATCCCGTTCGGCGATGAGTCACCCGCCGAGCGCGAGAAAACGCTCGACGCGCTCGTGCGCGATCTGCTCGCGCGCCGCGACAAGATCCGCGGACGCGCGCCGCTCGGCGTGGTGCACAGGCTCGACAAGGCGACGAGCGGGCTGCTCGTCTTCACGCGGACACTCGCGGCGAAGAAGCACCTCTCGCAGCAGTTCCGCGAGCACTCGGTGCGTCGTGTCTACTTGGCGATCGTGCACGGCGAGATCGGGAAGCGGACGTTCCGATCAAGGCTCATCGCGGATCGCGGTGACGGGCTGCGAGGCTCGCTCGAAGAAGGCGAGCGTCGCGGGGAAGGGCAGCTCGCCGTGACGCACGTCGAGCCGCTCGAACGGCTGCGGGGCGCGACGCTGATCGCGTGCCGGCTCGAAACGGGACGAACGCATCAGATCCGCATCCACCTCTCCGAGGCGGGACATCCGATCGTCGGGGAGAACGTGTACGTGCGTGGCTACGCGGGCACGCGCATCGACGCGCCGCGGCTCATGCTGCACGCGACGGAGCTCGGCTTCATCCACCCGCAGACGGGCGACGAGGTCTTTTTTGAAGAACCCGCGCCCGAAGATTTTCAGCGCGTGCTCGAGCGACTGCGCGCGTTAGGATGA
- a CDS encoding response regulator has translation MASTILAVDDSVTMRKVLEITFAGPEFRCVAVNGHDAALEKLKTEKPSLVIADVTLEGKSGYDLCKAIKQASPATQVLILSSKQNPYDQAKGSAAQADDHIDKPYDSTAMIDKVKKMLASPAKPAEAPKAAAAPVAAPTPVPAAAAKPAATVPTAAAAAPPQRAKTMLYNPGGVNAGLPGAPAAAAKPEPALAKTDVSAKPAVAAAVNGGQLSARLEEMGLTPTQIEGVLALSREVIERVVWEVVPVLAETLIKEEIARLTK, from the coding sequence GTGGCCAGCACCATCCTCGCCGTCGACGACAGCGTGACCATGCGCAAGGTCCTCGAGATCACGTTTGCGGGTCCCGAGTTTCGCTGCGTCGCGGTCAATGGGCACGACGCGGCCCTGGAGAAGCTCAAAACCGAGAAACCTTCCCTCGTGATCGCGGACGTCACGCTCGAGGGCAAGAGCGGTTACGACCTCTGCAAGGCGATCAAGCAGGCTTCGCCCGCGACCCAGGTTCTCATCCTGTCGTCCAAGCAAAACCCCTACGATCAGGCCAAGGGCTCCGCGGCCCAGGCCGACGACCACATCGACAAGCCGTACGACAGCACGGCGATGATCGACAAGGTCAAGAAGATGCTGGCTTCGCCCGCGAAGCCGGCCGAAGCCCCGAAGGCCGCCGCCGCGCCGGTCGCCGCGCCGACCCCGGTCCCCGCGGCCGCCGCCAAACCCGCTGCGACCGTGCCCACCGCCGCTGCGGCCGCGCCGCCCCAGCGCGCGAAGACGATGCTCTACAACCCGGGCGGCGTGAACGCCGGCCTCCCGGGCGCGCCCGCCGCCGCCGCGAAGCCCGAGCCCGCGCTTGCGAAGACGGACGTCTCGGCCAAACCCGCCGTCGCCGCCGCCGTGAACGGTGGTCAGCTGAGCGCGCGCCTCGAAGAGATGGGCCTGACGCCCACGCAGATCGAAGGCGTGCTCGCGCTCTCGCGCGAGGTCATCGAGCGTGTCGTGTGGGAGGTCGTCCCCGTCCTCGCCGAGACGCTCATCAAGGAAGAGATCGCGCGCTTGACGAAGTGA